One genomic window of Rhodospirillales bacterium RIFCSPLOWO2_02_FULL_58_16 includes the following:
- a CDS encoding undecaprenyl-diphosphatase, whose translation MTLLHIVVLAVVQGITEFLPVSSSGHLILVPLLAGWQDQGALMDVAVHMGTLGAVMLYFRRDIWNMLFGLGRALRGKRDPGAKLAALLVVATVPAAVGGYFMNIYLPDGLRSSTIVGWTILGYGIVLYVADRLGMTLRRVEHLRFSDAIIIGLAQVLAFIPGTSRSGVTMTAARMLGMERPDAARFSMLLSVPTIIGAGLLKGLELYHSSDAALTSSAFTAAVIAFFAGLLAIAAMMAWLRRSTFTPFVVYRVLLGGAILLVTYGWL comes from the coding sequence ATGACGCTTCTACATATTGTGGTTCTTGCCGTTGTTCAGGGCATTACCGAGTTCCTTCCGGTCAGTTCCTCGGGGCATTTAATTTTGGTTCCGTTGCTCGCGGGATGGCAGGATCAGGGGGCGCTCATGGACGTTGCCGTGCATATGGGCACCCTGGGCGCGGTGATGCTTTATTTCCGGCGCGACATCTGGAACATGCTGTTCGGGCTTGGCCGCGCCCTCAGGGGCAAGCGCGACCCCGGCGCCAAGCTGGCCGCTCTTCTCGTCGTCGCCACCGTGCCGGCGGCGGTCGGCGGTTATTTTATGAATATCTATCTGCCGGACGGTCTGCGCAGTTCCACCATCGTCGGCTGGACGATCCTGGGGTACGGCATCGTGCTTTACGTCGCCGATAGACTGGGCATGACCTTGCGTCGGGTCGAGCACCTGCGTTTCAGCGACGCTATTATCATCGGTCTGGCTCAGGTGCTGGCGTTTATCCCCGGCACCAGCCGCTCCGGCGTCACTATGACGGCGGCCCGGATGCTGGGCATGGAGCGCCCCGACGCCGCCCGTTTCTCCATGCTGTTGTCGGTGCCGACGATCATCGGCGCCGGCTTGCTGAAAGGCCTGGAGCTTTATCATTCGAGCGATGCGGCGCTGACGTCTTCGGCTTTTACCGCCGCCGTCATCGCCTTTTTTGCCGGCCTGCTTGCCATCGCCGCCATGATGGCCTGGCTGAGGCGGTCTACCTTCACCCCCTTTGTCGTCTATCGGGTCCTGCTCGGAGGGGCCATTTTATTAGTGACTTACGGGTGGCTGTAA
- a CDS encoding glutamate synthase subunit alpha — translation MATTSLPHKQGLFDPRYERDACGFGFVANIKNRKSHSIVRQGLKILVNLDHRGAVGADPLAGDGSGILMQIPDVLLRAECAGLGVTLPPEGKYGVGMVFLPRNAETGEVCVKTFQRICSEEGLKVLGWRDVPVDNSCLGESVKPTEPVIRQVFIIPRGNDRDFDVDAVERKLMVVRKRIHRNIRNRAMKDVKAFYISSLSTRTIVYKGIILAPNLDSYFKDLCDERTQSALAMVHQRFSTNTFPSWELAHPFRYLCHNGEINTLRGNINWMAARRHNMKSEVLGDDLKKLWPLILDGKSDSATFDNALELLIAAGYSLCHAMALMIPEAWHDNPLMKPKRRAFYEYNAALMEPWDGPAAMAFTDGRQIGATLDRNGLRPARYIVTNDDLVIAASEVGVLDIPEENIVKKWRLQPGKMFLADLEQGRIIDDEELKRNLASAQPYQRWLNQTQIKVEALPTEVAAMPPDSDTLMNLQQAFGYTQEDLKFFLGPMALNSQDPISSMGRDIPPAVLSKRPKLLYDYFSQCFAQVTNPPIDPIREELVMSLVSLIGPRPNLLDLNTGGAHKRLEVTQPILSNIDLEKIRHIHEKVDNAFHAFTLDICYPAALGAGGMKKALDRLCRQAQEEVLKGDNILVLSDRAVDADNVAIPALLACAAVHHHLIREGLRTEVGLVVETGEARQVHDFCLLAGYGAEAINPYLAFETISSMLPELNKDLKDKLTEAAAHKNYIKAIDKGILKVMSKMGISTYQSYCGAQIFDAVGLSTEFIDKYFTWTSTAIEGVGLKEIAAETVRRHADAYGGKADLRNALDPGGELAVRLRGEEHIWTSESISKLQHACYSGDFEAFREFSKVINDRSKRLMNLRGLFEFNFGKNAIPLDEVEPIESIFKRFSTGAMSFGSISHEAHTTTAIAMNRIGGKSNTGEGGEEPERYTPQPNGDSTRSAIKQVASGRFGVTAEYLVNADEIQIKMAQGAKPGEGGQLPGHKVNKTIARVRHSTPGVGLISPPPHHDIYSIEDLAQLIHDLKNVNPKARISVKLVSEKGVGTIASGVAKAHADHVLISGCEGGTGASPITSVMHAGSPWELGLSETHQTLLLHRLRGRIAVQTDGGVRTGRDVVIAALLGADELGFATIALIAEGCLMMRKCHLNTCPVGIATQDRELRSRFTGKPEHVVNYFTFVARETRELMAELGFRTFNEMIGRTDKLRVNRAVDHWKASGLDLTPLLYRPKTAKGVAVYNSETQDHALEKALDHKLIKLSKSAIENKEPVKIELPVRNINRTVGAMLSGRVALRHGHKGLPEDTIYIKSKGTGGQSFGAFLAHGITIELEGDANDYVGKGLSGGRIIIYPPKKSSFKAEENILIGNTVLYGAISGECYFHGVAGERFGVRNSGAVAVVEGVGDHGCEYMTGGCVVVLGETGRNFAAGMSGGIAYVYDKNKDFDIRCNMSMVRLEPIVRNRNNNVNMADKETFNDMLRHDEARLKWLIERHLRYTGSPRAREIMENWNRHLPMFHKVMPVDFLNALQKPQLRDARHSKRTGQSPQEG, via the coding sequence ATGGCAACAACAAGTTTGCCACATAAACAAGGCTTGTTCGATCCACGATACGAACGTGATGCTTGCGGCTTCGGATTCGTCGCCAATATCAAGAACCGCAAAAGCCACTCCATCGTCCGTCAAGGCCTCAAGATACTGGTCAACCTTGACCACCGGGGCGCGGTCGGGGCCGACCCGTTGGCCGGCGACGGCTCCGGAATCCTTATGCAGATTCCGGATGTCCTTCTGCGCGCCGAATGCGCCGGTCTCGGCGTCACGCTGCCGCCCGAGGGAAAATACGGCGTCGGCATGGTCTTCCTGCCGCGCAACGCCGAGACCGGCGAAGTCTGCGTCAAGACGTTCCAACGTATATGCAGCGAAGAGGGCCTTAAGGTCCTGGGCTGGCGGGATGTGCCGGTGGACAATTCCTGCCTCGGTGAAAGCGTCAAGCCGACCGAGCCGGTGATCCGTCAGGTATTCATCATCCCGCGCGGCAACGACCGGGACTTTGACGTAGACGCCGTGGAGCGCAAGCTGATGGTGGTGCGCAAACGCATCCACCGCAATATACGCAACCGCGCCATGAAGGATGTAAAGGCCTTCTACATATCGTCTCTATCGACCCGCACCATCGTCTACAAGGGGATAATCCTGGCCCCCAACCTGGACTCCTACTTCAAGGACTTGTGCGACGAGCGCACGCAATCGGCCCTTGCCATGGTGCATCAGCGTTTCTCCACCAACACTTTTCCGTCCTGGGAGTTGGCCCATCCGTTCCGCTATCTTTGCCACAACGGCGAGATCAACACCCTGCGCGGCAACATCAACTGGATGGCGGCGCGCCGCCACAACATGAAGTCGGAAGTTCTCGGCGACGATCTGAAAAAATTGTGGCCGCTGATCCTTGACGGAAAATCGGATTCCGCCACCTTCGACAACGCCCTGGAACTGTTGATCGCCGCCGGCTACTCGCTGTGCCATGCCATGGCGTTGATGATCCCCGAAGCCTGGCACGACAACCCGCTGATGAAACCAAAGCGCCGCGCCTTCTACGAATATAACGCGGCGCTGATGGAGCCGTGGGACGGACCGGCGGCAATGGCCTTCACCGACGGACGCCAGATCGGGGCCACCCTGGACCGCAACGGCTTGCGCCCGGCGCGATATATCGTAACCAACGACGATCTGGTGATCGCCGCCTCGGAAGTCGGCGTGCTGGACATTCCCGAAGAAAATATCGTCAAGAAATGGCGTCTGCAACCGGGCAAGATGTTCCTTGCCGACCTGGAACAGGGACGCATCATCGACGACGAGGAATTAAAGCGGAATTTGGCCTCGGCCCAACCCTACCAGAGGTGGCTGAACCAAACCCAGATCAAGGTCGAGGCGCTGCCGACCGAAGTGGCGGCAATGCCGCCCGATTCGGATACCTTGATGAATCTGCAACAGGCTTTCGGCTACACCCAGGAAGACCTCAAGTTCTTTCTCGGGCCGATGGCGCTGAACAGCCAGGACCCGATCAGCTCCATGGGCCGCGACATTCCGCCGGCGGTGCTCTCCAAACGGCCCAAGCTGCTGTATGATTACTTCAGCCAGTGCTTCGCCCAGGTCACCAACCCTCCCATCGACCCCATCCGCGAGGAACTGGTGATGTCGCTGGTATCGCTGATCGGACCCAGGCCGAACCTGCTGGACCTGAACACCGGCGGCGCCCACAAACGGCTGGAGGTGACCCAGCCCATCCTCAGTAATATCGACCTGGAAAAAATCCGCCATATCCACGAGAAGGTGGACAACGCCTTCCACGCTTTCACGCTGGATATCTGCTATCCGGCGGCGCTGGGCGCCGGGGGGATGAAAAAGGCCCTCGACAGGCTTTGCCGGCAAGCCCAGGAAGAAGTGCTCAAGGGCGACAACATTCTGGTGCTGTCTGATCGCGCCGTCGATGCCGACAACGTCGCCATCCCGGCGCTTCTTGCCTGCGCCGCCGTTCACCATCACCTGATCCGCGAGGGTCTGCGCACCGAAGTCGGGCTGGTGGTGGAGACCGGAGAAGCGCGGCAGGTCCATGACTTCTGCCTGCTTGCCGGCTACGGCGCCGAGGCCATCAATCCCTATCTGGCCTTTGAGACCATTTCTTCCATGCTGCCGGAGTTGAACAAGGACTTAAAAGACAAACTGACCGAGGCGGCGGCTCACAAGAACTACATCAAGGCCATCGACAAGGGCATCCTCAAGGTGATGTCGAAGATGGGCATCTCCACCTATCAGTCATATTGCGGCGCCCAGATTTTCGACGCCGTCGGCCTGTCCACCGAATTTATCGACAAGTACTTTACATGGACATCCACCGCCATCGAGGGCGTAGGCCTGAAGGAAATCGCCGCCGAAACGGTGCGCCGCCACGCCGACGCCTATGGCGGCAAGGCCGATTTGCGCAACGCCCTTGATCCCGGCGGCGAACTGGCCGTGCGTTTGCGCGGCGAAGAGCACATATGGACGTCCGAATCCATCTCCAAACTTCAACATGCATGCTACAGCGGCGACTTCGAGGCATTCCGCGAGTTTTCCAAGGTCATCAATGACCGCAGCAAGCGATTGATGAACCTGCGCGGGCTGTTCGAATTCAATTTCGGCAAAAACGCCATACCGCTGGACGAGGTGGAGCCGATAGAAAGCATCTTCAAACGATTCTCGACGGGCGCCATGTCCTTCGGCTCCATCTCCCACGAAGCGCACACGACCACGGCCATCGCCATGAACCGCATCGGCGGCAAGTCCAATACCGGCGAGGGCGGCGAAGAGCCGGAGCGTTACACGCCTCAGCCCAACGGCGACTCGACGCGCTCGGCGATCAAGCAGGTGGCCTCGGGCCGCTTCGGCGTTACCGCCGAGTATCTGGTCAACGCCGACGAAATCCAGATCAAGATGGCCCAAGGCGCCAAACCCGGCGAGGGCGGCCAGCTTCCCGGCCATAAGGTCAACAAGACCATCGCCAGGGTCAGGCACTCAACCCCCGGCGTCGGCCTGATTTCGCCGCCGCCCCACCATGATATCTATTCCATCGAGGATCTGGCGCAGCTTATCCACGACCTCAAGAACGTTAATCCCAAGGCCAGAATCAGCGTCAAGCTGGTCTCCGAAAAAGGCGTCGGCACCATCGCCTCCGGCGTCGCCAAGGCCCACGCCGACCATGTGCTGATCTCCGGCTGCGAAGGCGGCACCGGCGCCAGCCCCATCACTTCGGTCATGCACGCCGGTTCGCCGTGGGAACTGGGCCTATCGGAAACTCACCAAACGCTGTTGCTGCACCGTCTGAGGGGACGCATCGCGGTACAAACCGACGGCGGCGTCAGGACCGGACGCGACGTGGTGATCGCCGCTCTGCTGGGTGCCGATGAACTCGGCTTCGCCACCATCGCCCTCATCGCCGAAGGCTGCCTGATGATGCGCAAGTGCCACCTAAACACCTGCCCGGTCGGCATCGCCACCCAGGATCGGGAACTGCGCAGCCGTTTCACCGGCAAGCCGGAGCATGTGGTAAATTACTTCACCTTCGTCGCCAGAGAGACACGCGAGTTGATGGCCGAACTCGGATTTCGCACCTTCAACGAAATGATCGGGCGCACGGACAAGCTGCGCGTCAACAGGGCGGTTGACCATTGGAAGGCTTCGGGCCTTGATCTGACGCCGCTTCTCTACCGTCCCAAAACGGCCAAGGGCGTCGCCGTCTACAATAGCGAGACCCAGGACCATGCTCTGGAAAAAGCGCTGGACCACAAGCTGATCAAACTGAGCAAATCAGCAATCGAGAACAAGGAGCCGGTGAAAATCGAACTGCCGGTGCGAAACATCAACCGCACCGTCGGCGCCATGCTGTCGGGCCGGGTTGCGCTTCGCCACGGGCATAAGGGCCTGCCCGAAGACACCATCTACATCAAAAGCAAGGGAACCGGCGGCCAGAGCTTCGGCGCCTTCCTTGCCCACGGCATCACCATCGAGCTGGAGGGCGACGCCAATGACTACGTCGGCAAGGGCCTGAGCGGCGGCCGCATCATCATCTACCCACCCAAAAAAAGCTCCTTCAAGGCCGAGGAAAACATCCTCATCGGCAACACCGTGTTATACGGCGCCATCAGCGGCGAGTGTTATTTCCACGGCGTCGCCGGCGAACGTTTCGGCGTGCGTAATTCCGGCGCCGTCGCCGTGGTCGAAGGCGTCGGCGACCATGGCTGCGAGTACATGACCGGAGGCTGTGTCGTCGTGCTGGGAGAAACAGGGCGTAATTTTGCCGCCGGGATGAGCGGCGGCATTGCCTATGTATATGATAAAAACAAGGACTTCGATATCCGCTGCAACATGTCCATGGTCCGCCTGGAACCCATTGTCAGAAACAGAAACAACAACGTAAACATGGCCGACAAAGAAACATTCAATGATATGTTGCGCCACGACGAAGCTCGCCTGAAATGGCTGATCGAGAGGCACCTGCGTTATACCGGCAGCCCGCGCGCCCGCGAGATCATGGAAAACTGGAATCGCCATCTTCCCATGTTCCACAAAGTCATGCCCGTAGACTTTCTGAACGCTTTGCAGAAACCCCAACTTCGTGACGCCCGGCACAGCAAGCGCACCGGCCAAAGCCCGCAGGAAGGATAA